In Limosilactobacillus sp. WILCCON 0051, a single window of DNA contains:
- a CDS encoding DUF2252 domain-containing protein translates to MLNQPLDVFDLKKIQVNATKAELETDGKLQRRQVPVEKLGEYVPVQRDPINLIKLTEAKMIPELLPLRHQRMAASRFAFFRGTAELMEQDLKQQYQSGISIIINGDAHLGNYGFYASPERKLLFDLNDFDESRIGNWESDLKRLLVSTYLVGLQNDFEPDRLQTLLSSMCKVYRRGVKHAETLTLLQRFYFSYEIHDMIQTLNSLEDNDRAEMSRIVDRILKKSHKNNSETVIKKFTTLDLRGHLIFRENPPRARHVSDHTFRQIQAAYNSYRNYVREDIRVLLASYHLSDVIRYSVGVGSFGTRCFLLLLTGIDGSHLVLQMKEALPLRYNLLAMPVAESIKSSLNAGRRIVTAQKVLQSASDPFLGSTHFDGRGYYLRQFRDMKESIDATRLDFESLSVYAEICSFLLAMAHFQSPTAPRIAGYLRKQKQLDEGLANWAVQYSKQVDQDYQRFLAYLNQ, encoded by the coding sequence ATGCTCAATCAGCCTCTGGATGTTTTTGACCTAAAAAAAATCCAGGTTAACGCCACAAAAGCCGAACTGGAAACCGATGGCAAGCTGCAGCGCCGCCAAGTTCCAGTCGAAAAGCTCGGTGAATACGTCCCCGTTCAGCGCGATCCGATCAATTTGATCAAGCTGACCGAAGCCAAGATGATCCCTGAGCTGCTGCCATTGCGTCATCAACGCATGGCCGCCAGCCGCTTCGCCTTTTTTCGCGGCACCGCGGAATTAATGGAACAAGACCTTAAGCAGCAGTATCAAAGCGGTATCTCAATCATTATCAATGGTGATGCCCATTTAGGAAACTATGGCTTCTATGCCTCGCCAGAACGCAAATTGCTGTTTGATCTCAATGATTTTGATGAATCTCGGATCGGCAATTGGGAAAGCGACTTAAAGCGTCTTTTGGTCAGCACCTACCTGGTTGGCCTGCAGAACGATTTTGAGCCAGATCGGCTGCAGACGCTCTTAAGCAGCATGTGCAAGGTTTATCGGCGCGGCGTCAAGCATGCCGAGACGCTCACCCTGCTGCAGCGCTTTTATTTTTCATACGAGATTCATGATATGATTCAAACGCTGAACTCGCTGGAGGATAACGATCGTGCCGAAATGAGCCGCATCGTCGATCGAATTCTCAAAAAGAGCCATAAGAACAACTCAGAAACGGTCATTAAAAAATTTACAACGCTTGATCTGCGTGGCCATCTGATCTTCCGTGAGAATCCACCTCGCGCCCGCCACGTCAGCGACCACACGTTCAGACAGATTCAAGCAGCCTACAACAGCTATCGCAACTACGTCAGAGAAGACATCCGCGTTTTGCTGGCCAGCTACCATCTTTCTGACGTGATTCGCTACAGCGTCGGCGTTGGCAGCTTTGGCACACGCTGCTTTTTATTGCTGCTGACTGGGATTGATGGCAGTCATCTGGTCCTGCAGATGAAAGAAGCTTTGCCGCTGCGCTATAATCTGTTGGCCATGCCGGTTGCTGAATCCATCAAAAGCAGTCTGAATGCTGGGCGGCGAATCGTTACGGCACAAAAGGTTCTGCAGTCAGCTTCCGATCCTTTCCTCGGCAGTACGCATTTTGATGGTCGCGGCTACTACTTGCGCCAATTCCGAGATATGAAGGAATCAATTGACGCGACCCGCTTGGATTTTGAAAGTCTAAGCGTTTATGCCGAGATCTGCAGTTTCCTATTGGCCATGGCGCATTTCCAAAGTCCTACCGCTCCTCGCATTGCCGGCTATCTGCGCAAGCAAAAACAGCTGGATGAAGGCTTGGCCAACTGGGCGGTTCAATATTCCAAACAGGTCGATCAAGACTATCAACGCTTTTTAGCTTACCTGAATCAATAG
- a CDS encoding VTT domain-containing protein — translation MKKRRIVLTVGGILALIGLILLVWDFRRELMLVVDPTVAHRHQLMKLIRSHGAADIVLLTIVIGLLNAIPGMSNSLLCILAGLCYGPWIGFAMNWVGNVLGSCLVVELIRHVDVSKKIKTSRLLTALTDQRHPLIGLTIGYMIPVIPSVLVDYAGVRMKLDRGHFLLMIAGGMLPTSFLYAFGGDALFNADFKRCSGALVALLILIAMYFLVRRRMKKPARPAA, via the coding sequence ATGAAAAAACGCAGAATTGTTTTGACTGTTGGGGGCATTTTGGCGCTGATCGGGCTGATTTTATTGGTCTGGGATTTTCGGCGCGAACTGATGCTGGTGGTTGACCCAACCGTGGCGCACCGGCATCAATTGATGAAGCTGATTCGTTCGCATGGGGCAGCTGATATCGTGCTGCTAACCATTGTGATTGGCCTTTTGAATGCGATCCCGGGGATGTCCAATTCGCTGCTGTGCATCCTGGCTGGTCTATGCTATGGACCATGGATCGGTTTTGCAATGAACTGGGTCGGCAACGTCTTGGGCAGCTGTCTGGTCGTTGAGCTGATCAGGCACGTCGACGTTTCGAAAAAAATCAAGACCAGTCGCCTGCTGACGGCACTGACCGATCAGCGGCATCCTTTGATTGGTTTGACGATTGGCTACATGATCCCCGTAATTCCCAGCGTTTTGGTAGATTATGCCGGGGTTAGGATGAAGCTTGATCGTGGGCATTTTCTGCTGATGATTGCCGGTGGAATGCTGCCAACCTCTTTTTTGTATGCGTTTGGCGGTGATGCACTGTTTAATGCTGATTTCAAGCGCTGCAGCGGGGCATTGGTCGCTCTGCTGATTCTGATCGCCATGTATTTCTTGGTTCGACGCCGGATGAAGAAGCCGGCCCGTCCAGCTGCTTAA
- a CDS encoding PPK2 family polyphosphate kinase yields MDTKQYKFVGKDFDIEAAPTKIDGYNDEDMAMVENVKGQIEANLKKLKKFQKKMYSRSRYGVVLVFQALDAAGKDSMIAHIFSGIDPVGFTVNNFKQPSKTDLSHDYLWRIHQKLPERGAIGVLNRSYYEDVLVSRVHPELILNANLPNVLTIDDVNDAFWDGRYEDIRQFEKYLTRNGYVVLKFFLHVSKGEQKKRFERRITMPEKNWKFSASDIKERQYWDEYQLAYEKAINETATKKNPWYVIPSDSKWYSRLVVSDILTNRLGKLDLAFPEVTAEQKAAMDDALQRLENEKD; encoded by the coding sequence ATGGATACCAAACAGTATAAATTTGTTGGCAAGGACTTTGATATTGAAGCGGCCCCAACCAAAATCGACGGCTATAACGATGAAGACATGGCCATGGTTGAAAACGTGAAGGGCCAGATCGAAGCCAATCTAAAAAAACTGAAGAAATTTCAAAAGAAGATGTATTCAAGATCGCGCTATGGCGTCGTCTTGGTCTTTCAAGCGCTGGATGCTGCCGGCAAGGACAGTATGATTGCCCACATCTTTTCTGGAATTGATCCGGTTGGGTTTACGGTCAATAACTTCAAGCAGCCCAGCAAGACTGATCTGAGTCACGACTATTTGTGGCGAATCCACCAGAAACTTCCTGAACGCGGGGCAATTGGTGTTTTGAATCGTTCCTACTATGAAGACGTTTTGGTTTCGCGGGTGCATCCTGAGCTGATTCTTAATGCCAACCTGCCAAACGTCTTAACGATTGATGATGTCAACGATGCCTTTTGGGATGGCCGCTACGAAGACATCCGCCAGTTTGAGAAATACTTGACGCGCAACGGTTATGTCGTTTTGAAGTTCTTCTTGCACGTTTCAAAAGGCGAGCAGAAGAAACGGTTTGAACGGCGCATCACCATGCCGGAAAAGAACTGGAAATTCTCGGCTTCAGACATCAAGGAGCGTCAATACTGGGATGAATACCAGCTGGCCTATGAAAAAGCCATCAACGAAACGGCTACCAAAAAGAATCCTTGGTACGTAATTCCCAGCGACAGCAAGTGGTACTCACGGCTGGTCGTCTCGGATATCTTGACCAATCGGCTGGGCAAGCTGGATCTTGCTTTCCCCGAAGTTACCGCTGAGCAAAAGGCGGCCATGGATGATGCGCTGCAACGCTTGGAAAACGAAAAAGATTAA
- a CDS encoding DEAD/DEAH box helicase has product MTWMDDQLRADLQNGFIDSSRPAGALGPEILTNRQGNTIFNEIKNELRTCTHFKMAVAFITPAVLVPIKSIMMDLAQKGVGGELLTGTYLQFNSPKVFAELMKIPNLKVRLTEEVGFHQKGYWFDHQDYETLIIGSANLTMDALLKNAEWCLKVSSKHQGAVVQQFAAEFGDQWQAAVQLNAAWLTAYQKGWQAPVLNSASQTSHSDQVMPNAMQKAACKRIEALRQAGEKRALVISATGTGKTYLAAFAVQSAKPNRVLVVAHREQLLLKARASFQKIIGGQDQDYGFFTSQQTPGTARYVFATVQTLARHLDQIGPADFDYVIIDEVHHAGAASYQKIINWLQPRFLLGLTATPDRTDDFNVYALFNYQLAYEIRLQEALSERMLCPFQFVGVSDYVWQGQTVSEKTPLKHLIQPERVDWIIKVADYYGHDGDVLHGLIFCSRTKEAQELAMLLTQKGYPAQALTGQDSAAKREQAVARLQAGELVYLITVDVFNEGIDIPCVNQVIMLRDTQSAIIFLQQLGRGLRKAPGKQFLTVIDFIGNYQHNYLIPQALTDDHSHQRSRALQTLRAEPTLGISTISFTRLAYERILASVEKAQLTGMSLLKSEFSQLKQRLGRTPLMADFQRAGILDESIFAEKFKTYPRFLQKMEATVNLNPQTEPVLQFLTEELANGKRQHELILLAMLTKQSTITVADYQTQLHQNGCWVDDATLASVKRVLTLEYYLTKGKIGSRIRYGNQPLIIMAGQQIQLHPQIQNYLRDAEFRLFWNDAIETGRLQAQKYDQKQPLTLNQRYTRMDAVKLLNNAQYMVPNGIGGYYFMGETGILFVTYHHSNTRAAIDFDNQFRSRTQLSFYSKTNRTLNSRDAEKLLNPNASLHLFVKNSDEQDQSQFVYLGLCQVMPGSAHEFLQKGTNKPIFGVELLLKHPVDQALYLAWQNEGAAHQFYQENS; this is encoded by the coding sequence ATGACATGGATGGATGATCAGCTGCGAGCTGACTTGCAAAATGGCTTTATCGACAGCAGTCGTCCGGCTGGCGCACTGGGACCAGAAATCTTAACCAATCGGCAGGGCAATACGATCTTTAACGAAATAAAAAATGAGCTGCGCACCTGTACGCACTTTAAGATGGCAGTTGCCTTCATTACGCCGGCTGTTTTAGTGCCAATCAAGTCGATCATGATGGACCTGGCGCAAAAAGGAGTTGGCGGTGAGCTTTTGACGGGAACCTATCTGCAGTTCAATTCTCCTAAGGTCTTTGCTGAATTGATGAAGATTCCTAATTTGAAGGTGCGCTTGACTGAAGAGGTTGGCTTTCACCAAAAAGGCTACTGGTTTGACCATCAAGACTATGAGACGTTGATCATCGGCAGTGCCAACCTGACGATGGACGCGCTTTTAAAAAATGCCGAATGGTGTCTTAAAGTCAGCTCTAAGCATCAAGGAGCCGTTGTGCAGCAATTTGCAGCTGAGTTTGGCGATCAATGGCAGGCGGCGGTTCAATTAAACGCGGCATGGCTGACGGCATATCAAAAAGGCTGGCAGGCACCAGTCTTAAACTCAGCATCGCAAACGAGCCATTCTGATCAGGTTATGCCCAATGCCATGCAAAAAGCCGCCTGCAAACGAATTGAGGCGCTGCGCCAGGCTGGTGAAAAGCGGGCCTTGGTGATTTCAGCAACGGGGACAGGGAAAACGTATTTGGCCGCGTTTGCCGTTCAAAGCGCCAAACCTAACCGCGTCTTGGTAGTTGCCCATCGTGAGCAGCTGCTCTTAAAGGCACGGGCCAGTTTTCAAAAGATCATTGGCGGTCAAGATCAAGACTATGGCTTTTTTACCAGTCAGCAGACGCCTGGTACCGCGCGATACGTATTTGCCACGGTTCAGACGCTGGCAAGGCACTTGGATCAGATTGGGCCTGCTGATTTTGATTATGTGATTATTGATGAGGTCCATCATGCCGGTGCAGCCAGCTATCAAAAAATCATCAACTGGCTGCAGCCGCGCTTTTTATTGGGACTGACGGCTACTCCGGATCGAACCGATGATTTCAACGTCTATGCTTTGTTCAACTACCAGCTGGCCTATGAGATTCGGCTTCAAGAGGCGTTAAGCGAGCGGATGCTGTGCCCATTTCAGTTTGTCGGCGTCAGTGACTATGTCTGGCAGGGGCAGACCGTTAGCGAAAAAACGCCGCTCAAACATTTGATTCAGCCTGAACGGGTGGACTGGATAATCAAAGTGGCTGACTATTATGGACATGACGGGGATGTCTTGCATGGCTTGATTTTTTGCTCGCGAACCAAAGAAGCTCAAGAACTGGCTATGCTTTTGACGCAGAAGGGGTATCCGGCGCAGGCGCTAACGGGACAGGATTCGGCAGCCAAAAGAGAGCAGGCGGTTGCCAGACTGCAAGCCGGTGAGCTGGTCTATCTGATCACGGTTGATGTTTTTAATGAAGGGATCGACATTCCCTGCGTCAATCAAGTGATCATGCTGCGCGATACGCAATCGGCAATCATTTTTCTGCAGCAGCTGGGACGTGGCCTGCGTAAAGCACCAGGTAAGCAGTTTTTGACAGTGATTGATTTTATCGGCAACTATCAGCACAACTATTTGATTCCCCAGGCACTGACTGATGATCATTCCCACCAGCGCAGTCGGGCGCTACAGACGCTGCGTGCCGAGCCAACCCTGGGAATTTCAACGATCTCGTTTACTCGCCTGGCCTATGAGCGGATCCTGGCGTCGGTTGAAAAGGCTCAGCTGACCGGGATGAGTCTGCTCAAAAGCGAGTTTAGCCAGCTTAAGCAGCGTCTGGGAAGAACACCATTGATGGCTGATTTTCAAAGAGCGGGAATCCTTGATGAAAGCATCTTTGCAGAAAAGTTTAAGACCTATCCGCGCTTCCTTCAAAAAATGGAAGCAACGGTCAATCTCAATCCTCAAACGGAGCCGGTTTTACAGTTTTTGACTGAAGAATTGGCCAATGGCAAGCGCCAGCATGAACTGATTTTATTGGCAATGCTGACCAAGCAGTCAACGATTACAGTCGCTGATTATCAAACGCAACTGCATCAGAATGGCTGTTGGGTTGATGACGCGACTTTGGCATCGGTTAAACGAGTATTGACGCTGGAATATTATCTGACTAAAGGCAAGATCGGCAGTCGGATCCGCTATGGCAATCAGCCTTTGATTATCATGGCTGGTCAGCAGATTCAGCTGCACCCCCAGATTCAAAACTATCTGAGAGACGCTGAGTTCAGGCTGTTTTGGAATGATGCCATTGAAACCGGCAGACTGCAGGCCCAAAAATATGATCAGAAACAGCCGCTGACGCTCAACCAGCGCTATACCCGCATGGATGCCGTCAAGCTCTTGAACAACGCGCAATACATGGTGCCTAATGGAATCGGCGGCTATTATTTCATGGGTGAGACGGGGATTTTGTTTGTGACCTACCACCACTCAAATACGCGGGCCGCGATTGACTTTGACAATCAGTTTCGCAGCCGGACGCAGCTTTCTTTTTATTCCAAGACCAACCGCACGCTGAACAGCCGCGATGCCGAGAAGCTGCTGAATCCCAACGCCAGCCTGCATCTATTCGTTAAAAACTCGGATGAGCAGGACCAGTCGCAGTTTGTCTACCTTGGTCTTTGCCAGGTTATGCCGGGATCTGCTCATGAGTTTTTGCAAAAAGGCACCAACAAGCCGATTTTTGGCGTGGAGCTGTTGTTAAAGCATCCTGTTGATCAAGCACTTTATCTGGCCTGGCAAAATGAAGGAGCGGCTCATCAGTTCTATCAAGAGAATTCATAA
- a CDS encoding serine hydrolase, with translation MNQRPARKTQFKPNQRHRLFKWLTIILILVALGCTAGLLIPGLNGSRNASVKLSSPLKIVQKVVSNSSSSTADSNTQLQDAWKPTLQQADGHVAIAVYSNQTKKTYTASNAANHSYRMASTVKVSILVGLLMKQGTLNSSEQANAQAMIENSSNTAASALFVELGEKSGLQETFDKLGMTESKAHEEWGLSTTTPSDQLKLLNAIFYSSNLLSTSQQSYIRNLMQNVESDQQWGISAGSTNFYLKNGWLDEDDGWIINSIGYIPGNNGASDSYTIAVYTDDNSSMQNGENTIEKLAKSTSKILNK, from the coding sequence ATGAACCAGCGACCAGCACGAAAAACTCAGTTTAAACCCAATCAAAGGCATCGTCTTTTTAAATGGCTGACGATCATCTTAATATTGGTTGCCTTAGGATGTACGGCCGGTTTGCTGATTCCTGGTCTGAATGGTTCCCGCAACGCCAGCGTTAAACTGTCATCGCCCTTAAAAATCGTCCAAAAGGTAGTCTCTAACAGCTCCTCATCGACTGCCGACAGCAACACCCAGCTGCAGGACGCCTGGAAACCAACCCTGCAGCAGGCTGACGGGCACGTGGCCATTGCCGTCTATTCAAATCAAACCAAAAAGACCTACACGGCATCCAATGCTGCAAATCATTCATATCGCATGGCCAGCACAGTCAAGGTCTCAATTTTGGTCGGTCTCTTGATGAAACAGGGTACATTAAACAGCAGCGAGCAGGCCAATGCCCAGGCCATGATTGAAAACAGCAGCAATACCGCCGCTTCGGCACTGTTTGTTGAGCTGGGCGAAAAAAGCGGCCTGCAGGAGACTTTTGACAAACTGGGAATGACTGAATCTAAGGCCCATGAAGAATGGGGACTTTCAACTACTACCCCCAGCGACCAGCTTAAACTGCTGAACGCCATCTTCTATTCATCCAATCTCTTGAGCACCAGCCAGCAGTCGTATATCCGCAATCTGATGCAAAACGTTGAAAGCGATCAGCAATGGGGAATTTCAGCCGGCAGCACCAATTTCTACCTAAAAAACGGCTGGCTGGACGAAGACGATGGCTGGATCATTAACAGTATCGGCTACATCCCAGGTAACAATGGCGCCAGCGACAGCTATACGATTGCCGTCTACACTGATGACAATTCTTCAATGCAAAATGGCGAAAATACAATCGAAAAGCTGGCTAAATCAACCAGCAAGATCTTAAACAAATAG
- a CDS encoding D-alanyl-D-alanine carboxypeptidase family protein, with amino-acid sequence MVSADGEATEESTVVAQDSSSDSNGHQSGQNVGTSQDVDAKAAIAMDAKTGQILYQKNAQKRYPVASTIKILTLAVIEKDIQAHKLSWDQKVTISHPVAVMANDWRFSNVPLNEGESYTIKSLVDSMMLVSADGSAEALALADAGSVAKFNAKMQQVAKEAGVTDAKIYNMIGLSNGDLGTLRLKNVSKNAENQISAVDLAKIASWLLNHYPDVVNITKTAQEDFPVSDSQTYHMQNINLMIKGAALDRADGEIDGLKTGTTDSAGNCFVSTGTFSNRRLVTVVLNVPGDFNNQFQQTNNLYNRVLGRFAPQTIKKGALIRVGQKKARAAKTTTLWLPKDTKLEKKTIKIKGTLKGSKLTPNDMPQVSLKLK; translated from the coding sequence ATTGTTTCGGCTGATGGCGAGGCGACTGAAGAATCAACGGTCGTCGCGCAAGACAGCTCGTCAGACAGCAACGGCCACCAATCAGGACAAAACGTGGGCACGAGCCAAGATGTTGATGCCAAGGCTGCGATTGCCATGGATGCTAAGACTGGACAGATTCTGTATCAAAAAAACGCGCAAAAACGGTATCCAGTTGCCTCTACCATTAAAATTCTCACGCTGGCCGTCATTGAAAAAGACATTCAGGCTCATAAGCTAAGCTGGGATCAAAAGGTAACGATCTCACATCCTGTGGCGGTAATGGCCAACGACTGGCGCTTTTCCAACGTGCCGCTGAATGAGGGCGAGAGCTATACGATTAAGTCATTGGTTGATTCAATGATGCTGGTTTCAGCTGATGGCAGTGCCGAAGCGCTAGCCTTAGCTGATGCCGGCAGTGTGGCCAAGTTCAATGCCAAGATGCAGCAGGTGGCTAAAGAAGCTGGCGTAACCGATGCCAAGATCTATAACATGATCGGGCTCTCAAATGGGGATCTGGGGACTTTGCGCTTAAAAAATGTCTCCAAAAACGCCGAAAATCAGATTTCTGCCGTTGATCTGGCTAAGATTGCCAGTTGGCTTTTGAACCATTATCCAGATGTCGTCAATATTACCAAGACGGCCCAAGAAGACTTCCCAGTCAGTGATTCACAGACATATCACATGCAAAACATCAATCTGATGATTAAGGGAGCGGCTCTGGATCGAGCAGATGGCGAAATCGATGGCTTAAAGACCGGGACGACTGATTCAGCCGGCAACTGCTTTGTCAGCACCGGAACGTTTAGCAACCGCCGTCTGGTTACGGTAGTCTTAAACGTTCCTGGCGACTTCAATAATCAGTTCCAACAGACCAATAACCTCTATAATCGCGTGCTGGGTCGCTTTGCACCACAGACGATCAAAAAAGGTGCGCTGATCAGAGTCGGCCAAAAGAAGGCACGAGCAGCTAAAACAACGACGCTGTGGCTGCCTAAAGATACCAAGCTTGAAAAAAAGACGATTAAGATAAAGGGAACGCTGAAAGGCAGCAAGCTAACGCCTAACGACATGCCACAGGTTTCCCTGAAGCTAAAGTAA
- a CDS encoding Fe-S cluster assembly protein HesB — protein MQLKISKTAQQWLIKQLDLQPGSGVRFFTPTGGRNGHVNYGPKQSYQREDEPKQPVLQVIIDEINYHIDDQDSWFFSGKTTLIDYDTQNGLTFHFINGNGEPVDANTAASKGNTRFEGLWD, from the coding sequence ATGCAGCTAAAAATTTCAAAGACCGCTCAACAATGGCTGATCAAGCAGCTGGATCTGCAGCCTGGTAGCGGCGTGCGCTTCTTTACTCCAACTGGCGGCCGCAATGGACACGTTAATTATGGTCCCAAGCAGTCCTATCAAAGAGAAGATGAGCCCAAGCAGCCGGTTTTGCAGGTTATTATCGATGAGATCAACTATCATATCGATGATCAAGACAGCTGGTTCTTTTCAGGCAAGACCACGCTGATCGACTATGATACGCAAAATGGCCTGACGTTTCATTTCATTAATGGCAATGGCGAGCCGGTCGATGCCAACACCGCGGCTTCTAAAGGCAATACCCGCTTTGAGGGGCTGTGGGACTGA
- a CDS encoding transposase, whose protein sequence is MNIYSPELKSKIVHEYLERKNDISISELSRQYDIDPRRVGEWIRNYRLRGKIITQPNKRKFSQKFKEDVVDYYQTHEETLEQVAARFDVRPTQVSSWKNTAQRYGNEALASQKEKAAKTMEHKQKETQQLTKEDRNKHEMAAEIARLRAELDKTKKELYYARMDRDIAKKVQALVKASASKPKRK, encoded by the coding sequence ATGAATATATACAGTCCAGAGTTAAAAAGCAAAATCGTTCATGAATACCTTGAACGCAAAAATGATATCAGTATTAGCGAATTAAGCAGGCAATATGACATTGATCCTCGTCGGGTTGGCGAGTGGATCCGCAACTATCGGCTTCGAGGAAAGATCATTACCCAACCCAACAAACGAAAATTCAGTCAGAAGTTCAAAGAAGATGTGGTAGACTACTATCAAACTCATGAGGAAACCTTGGAACAAGTTGCCGCAAGATTTGATGTACGTCCTACTCAGGTCAGCTCCTGGAAAAACACGGCTCAAAGATACGGCAACGAAGCCTTGGCATCTCAGAAAGAGAAGGCAGCGAAAACCATGGAGCATAAGCAAAAAGAAACACAACAACTGACGAAGGAAGATCGTAATAAGCATGAAATGGCGGCTGAAATCGCCCGCTTAAGAGCCGAACTTGATAAAACCAAGAAGGAGCTCTACTACGCCAGAATGGATCGTGACATCGCAAAAAAAGTCCAAGCTCTGGTCAAGGCCTCAGCGTCAAAGCCAAAACGAAAATAG
- a CDS encoding IS3 family transposase — MTEIRAYQKTLPKERRYKIGDLLARIDLKRSSYYDECERMKNPYDKYVNVKKLIMEIAQSYVVRDRYTAGYRRIQKKLDQRNAHLAGETIRKLMAQLKVQVAIYNQNRNGKYSSYRGTVGKTAKNLLKQKFDETQPYKVIHTDITQTQLANQQKVYISVMVDEGTKEVLACQISDHPNRKLITDTLDELLQNLPDNARPIIHSDQGWHYQLPYYTQKLADHHFTQSMSRKANCLDNAPVESFFHLLKTELLNGRPLVRDIEEFKRLVNGYIMFFNNIRISLKTDGLSPVEYRNQQLAA, encoded by the coding sequence GTGACCGAGATCAGAGCATATCAAAAAACACTTCCCAAAGAGCGGCGTTATAAGATTGGCGATCTGTTAGCACGAATCGATCTGAAGCGCTCATCTTATTACGATGAATGCGAACGTATGAAAAATCCATATGATAAATACGTCAACGTCAAAAAACTAATAATGGAAATCGCCCAAAGCTACGTTGTCCGCGATCGCTATACCGCTGGCTATCGGCGCATTCAGAAGAAACTGGATCAGCGTAACGCTCATTTAGCTGGCGAAACCATCCGTAAACTAATGGCTCAGTTGAAGGTTCAAGTCGCAATCTATAATCAGAATCGCAACGGCAAGTATTCCTCATATCGCGGAACCGTTGGAAAAACCGCCAAGAACCTGCTTAAGCAAAAGTTTGATGAAACCCAGCCTTATAAAGTCATTCACACCGATATCACGCAGACCCAACTGGCTAATCAACAAAAAGTTTATATTTCAGTAATGGTTGATGAGGGCACCAAAGAAGTACTGGCCTGTCAGATCAGCGACCATCCAAATCGTAAACTAATCACTGATACGCTTGATGAATTATTGCAAAACCTGCCTGATAATGCCCGGCCGATCATTCATTCTGACCAAGGGTGGCATTACCAGCTGCCTTACTATACCCAAAAACTAGCCGATCATCACTTTACCCAAAGCATGTCGCGGAAGGCTAACTGCCTCGATAACGCGCCAGTAGAAAGCTTCTTCCATCTTCTAAAGACTGAACTGCTCAATGGCCGTCCCCTTGTTCGTGACATCGAGGAATTCAAGCGCCTGGTAAACGGCTATATTATGTTCTTCAACAATATTCGTATCTCTTTAAAAACAGACGGTCTGAGTCCAGTTGAATATCGCAATCAACAGTTGGCCGCTTAA